One window of Botrimarina mediterranea genomic DNA carries:
- a CDS encoding AAA family ATPase, giving the protein MKLTELHVDGFGVWNELRLRELSPSITVLYGPNEAGKTTLMHFLRAMLYGVTKERRERYLPPRNGGRPGGSLGLITDDGPFDVVRYVERGDDDRGRVTINLPDGEAQGDRLLRDALESVDERTYCNVFAIGLDEINELGALEGAEAARWIYRLTSGLDRVSLYDVIQGLRTSRKQLIAPAGESSVIGDLLGKRDKLQVEIEQLAIDSRRWSKLAVEIDEVESQSKQLQAELKETEKKARRIEIALGLKPLWTERERVIEQRRQYDGLPDLGDKPLVKLDELNEKAQDHARQRHTLRGQRRELHKEMKELGVNEALMRSCCRLDALAEQTDWLDALERQGAELGEEVERLDARVESETARLAKLWRHKPSPEAAPELDDDTLETLKPIIESVRDAEKLVADAKKELDALRGHERNYDAQLEGALTSSEKLGLPSNIEDAGELVATLRRRLKAEQKVEQSRRTVADLEDQEARLIERQVLPIELFLLLTAAFAAAVVVVFWGWVAPADTSWIAKAGLPALLAAGGCWFVRYLLEDAQATQLDTCRQQLDAAKREVQATLTEQDVLDEDLPLKEGSVVVRLQHAEKHLEELERMLPVEAERRKANQRTASAEEFYRSAKEDLAKAEKEWRVALKTVGLPDETTASEIEKLAGQYRALFELRSKAEVKQEEIERCEREHEKLGKRIVALAEEANLVLEDAELPDQLDHLLSERRLQQTRIDHRKKLRERSKELREKERKHAALAERVESDLHALFTMARVEDEQAFRQLVADIETAAKLDETRGRLTREIAAAIGAYGTEADFVELMNREGVLRLDGAWAELTAEHDALEKQLRELAVRKATLTKERQAMVEDTSLADKQVELDLVEAQIDAAKQRWRERAAIGAMLDLIRTDYEQHRQPETLQEASRYLEQLTRGRYPRVWTPLADDVLMVDTADGESLPVESLSRGTREQLFLGVRMALVATFARRGVSLPMILDDVLVNFDDTRARIAASVLSDFAKDGHQVLLFTCHEHVRRMFNDLGADVRRLPSRYEEEVEEEIEAVVVAEPVVEEVFDESEVEEAIEIEEPAVQEDVEQPSFVDAEYLPLAPVVETRRFVEQVVEPVDEEVEEDEEPQPAYAAPAIAILPERAYTYAENGGVEYGAPAAAVAYGERREYADAHNEAPYRAVYEADERPSDNGYFTYGPPSSSGYDIDPETPMSSSWLDEAREAWAET; this is encoded by the coding sequence ATGAAACTCACCGAACTCCACGTCGACGGCTTTGGCGTTTGGAACGAACTGCGGCTGCGTGAGTTGTCCCCTTCGATCACGGTCCTGTACGGGCCGAACGAGGCGGGCAAGACCACGCTGATGCACTTCCTGCGGGCCATGCTGTATGGCGTCACCAAGGAACGCCGCGAGCGTTACCTGCCGCCGCGCAACGGCGGGCGTCCCGGCGGTTCGCTGGGGCTAATCACCGACGACGGTCCGTTCGATGTCGTGCGCTACGTCGAGCGCGGCGACGACGACCGCGGCCGCGTGACCATCAACCTCCCCGACGGCGAAGCCCAGGGCGACCGCCTGCTACGCGACGCGCTGGAGTCGGTCGACGAGCGGACGTACTGCAACGTCTTCGCGATCGGCCTCGACGAGATCAACGAGCTCGGCGCGCTCGAGGGCGCCGAGGCGGCGCGGTGGATCTATCGGCTCACGTCGGGCCTCGACCGCGTCTCGCTGTACGACGTGATCCAGGGCTTGCGCACCAGCCGCAAGCAACTGATCGCGCCGGCGGGTGAATCGTCGGTGATCGGCGACCTGCTCGGGAAACGCGACAAGCTGCAGGTCGAGATCGAGCAGCTGGCGATCGACTCGCGGCGGTGGAGCAAGCTGGCGGTTGAGATCGACGAGGTCGAGTCGCAATCCAAGCAACTCCAAGCCGAACTAAAAGAGACCGAGAAGAAGGCCCGCCGCATCGAGATCGCGCTGGGCCTCAAGCCGCTGTGGACCGAGCGCGAGCGCGTCATCGAGCAGCGCCGCCAGTACGACGGACTGCCGGACCTCGGCGATAAGCCGCTGGTGAAGCTCGACGAGCTCAACGAGAAGGCCCAGGACCACGCCCGCCAGCGGCACACGCTCCGCGGCCAGCGACGCGAGCTGCACAAAGAGATGAAGGAGCTGGGCGTCAACGAGGCGCTGATGCGCAGTTGCTGCCGGCTCGACGCGCTAGCGGAACAGACCGACTGGCTCGACGCGCTCGAACGCCAGGGCGCAGAGTTGGGCGAAGAGGTCGAACGCCTCGACGCCCGCGTCGAATCGGAGACGGCGCGCCTCGCCAAGCTCTGGCGGCACAAGCCATCGCCCGAAGCTGCGCCGGAGCTTGATGACGACACGCTCGAGACTTTGAAGCCGATCATTGAGTCAGTCCGCGACGCCGAGAAGCTGGTCGCCGACGCCAAGAAGGAGCTCGACGCGCTCCGTGGCCACGAACGCAACTACGACGCGCAGCTCGAGGGCGCGCTCACGTCGAGTGAGAAGCTCGGCCTGCCGAGCAACATCGAAGACGCCGGCGAACTGGTGGCGACCCTACGCCGCCGCCTCAAGGCCGAGCAGAAGGTCGAACAATCGCGGCGCACCGTCGCCGACCTCGAAGACCAAGAGGCCCGGCTCATCGAGCGCCAGGTGCTGCCGATCGAGTTGTTTCTGCTACTGACCGCGGCGTTCGCAGCGGCGGTCGTGGTGGTCTTCTGGGGTTGGGTCGCGCCGGCCGACACGAGCTGGATCGCCAAGGCGGGATTGCCCGCGCTGCTCGCGGCGGGCGGCTGTTGGTTCGTGCGTTACCTGCTCGAAGACGCCCAGGCGACGCAGCTCGACACGTGTCGCCAACAGCTCGACGCGGCGAAGCGCGAAGTCCAGGCCACGCTCACCGAGCAGGACGTGCTCGACGAGGACCTGCCGCTCAAGGAGGGCTCGGTCGTCGTCCGCTTGCAGCACGCCGAGAAGCACCTCGAAGAGCTCGAGCGGATGCTGCCGGTCGAGGCCGAGCGCCGCAAGGCGAATCAGCGGACCGCCAGCGCTGAGGAGTTCTATCGCTCGGCGAAGGAAGACCTCGCCAAGGCCGAGAAGGAGTGGCGCGTCGCGCTCAAGACGGTGGGCCTCCCCGACGAGACGACCGCCAGCGAGATCGAGAAACTCGCCGGCCAGTACCGCGCGTTGTTCGAGCTCCGCAGTAAGGCCGAGGTCAAGCAAGAAGAGATCGAGCGTTGCGAGCGTGAGCACGAGAAGCTCGGCAAGCGGATCGTCGCACTGGCCGAAGAAGCGAACCTCGTCCTCGAAGACGCCGAGCTGCCGGACCAGCTCGACCACCTGCTGAGCGAACGCCGTTTGCAACAGACCCGCATCGACCACCGCAAGAAGCTCCGCGAGCGCTCGAAGGAGCTGCGTGAGAAAGAACGGAAGCACGCCGCGCTGGCCGAGCGCGTCGAGTCGGACCTGCACGCGCTGTTCACGATGGCCCGCGTCGAGGACGAGCAGGCTTTCCGCCAACTGGTCGCCGACATCGAGACGGCCGCCAAGCTCGACGAGACCCGCGGCAGGCTGACGCGCGAGATCGCCGCGGCGATCGGCGCCTACGGGACCGAGGCCGACTTCGTCGAACTGATGAACCGCGAAGGCGTCCTGCGGCTCGACGGCGCCTGGGCCGAGCTGACCGCCGAACACGACGCGCTCGAGAAGCAGCTCCGTGAATTGGCCGTTCGCAAGGCGACGCTCACCAAGGAGCGGCAGGCGATGGTCGAGGACACGTCGCTCGCCGACAAGCAGGTCGAGCTCGACCTCGTCGAGGCCCAGATCGACGCCGCCAAGCAGCGCTGGCGCGAGCGGGCGGCGATCGGCGCGATGCTCGACCTGATCCGCACCGACTACGAGCAGCACCGCCAGCCCGAGACCTTGCAAGAGGCGTCACGCTACCTGGAGCAGCTCACCCGCGGCCGTTACCCGCGCGTCTGGACGCCGCTGGCGGACGACGTGCTGATGGTCGATACGGCCGACGGCGAGTCGCTGCCGGTCGAGAGCCTCAGCCGCGGCACGCGCGAGCAGCTGTTCCTCGGCGTGCGGATGGCGCTGGTGGCGACCTTCGCCCGCCGCGGCGTGTCGCTGCCGATGATCCTCGACGACGTGCTCGTGAACTTCGACGACACCCGAGCCCGCATCGCGGCGAGTGTGCTCAGCGACTTTGCGAAGGACGGCCACCAAGTGCTGCTGTTCACCTGCCACGAACACGTGCGGCGGATGTTCAACGACCTCGGCGCCGACGTGCGCCGTCTGCCGAGCCGTTACGAAGAAGAAGTCGAGGAAGAGATCGAGGCGGTCGTTGTCGCCGAGCCGGTCGTCGAAGAAGTTTTCGACGAGTCCGAGGTTGAAGAGGCCATAGAGATCGAAGAACCCGCCGTCCAGGAAGACGTCGAGCAACCGTCGTTCGTCGACGCCGAGTACCTGCCGCTGGCGCCGGTCGTCGAGACGCGGCGCTTCGTGGAGCAAGTCGTCGAGCCGGTCGACGAAGAGGTCGAAGAGGACGAGGAACCGCAGCCGGCGTACGCGGCGCCCGCTATCGCGATCCTTCCCGAACGGGCCTACACCTATGCCGAGAACGGCGGCGTCGAGTACGGCGCGCCCGCCGCAGCGGTGGCGTACGGCGAACGGCGTGAGTACGCCGATGCCCACAACGAAGCGCCGTACCGCGCGGTCTACGAAGCCGACGAACGCCCGAGCGACAACGGCTATTTCACCTACGGCCCACCGTCGTCCAGTGGGTACGACATCGACCCCGAAACGCCAATGAGCTCGTCGTGGCTCGACGAAGCGCGGGAAGCGTGGGCCGAGACTTGA
- a CDS encoding outer membrane protein assembly factor BamB family protein: MPTCSVPRLATTRWRSVRSILAIALAITGFALTATAADWPNWRGPTYDGVSTETGLVEKWNPEGGEGSNLLWKRDDLGSRSTPIVMNGKLYVLTRDQPGTENEGEKVVCVDASSGKTIWEHRFNVYLSDVPDTRVAWSSVVGDPETGRVYAQGVCGYFCCLDGDSGKLVWEHSLHEELGLLSTYGGRTNFPIIHEDTVILNAVVIGWGDTPKWGLMAKPAHRFMGFDKATGELRWLSGTTLIPDDTTYSSPALATLAGHRAMVFGSGDGMVWAMQAGTGKPLWKFPLSRRGMNLSPVVGPDGRVYTGHSEENMVGNTMGAVVALDGTMVGAEEPNDLSGKELWIKYQEMVGKSSPVLVDGRLYAVSDTAKMHVYNAATGEILNRRPARLGRVMRGSLLYADGRIYACSEGGEWSVWKPTEEGVEKVDSVSLHGEQVDASPIVAGGRIYLTTGAAMYCIGNEESVKANSDHKAATPEPPPLTDKRVAQVQIVPWDVLLAPGEEQKYKVRLYNAKGQFLREAAPNKVSFGVSGPGNISKEGVYKAPATEKSDTALVLCEIEGISAEGRVRVIPPLPWSYDFEDGAEDVPLTWVGGRVRYVLRKSDDGNHYIAKPTELPTRPGAPTTKLGTRSQMWMGSPKLSNYTVQADVQLQEGVSGESTGGGRVPEGPPAAASAVKLPSVGLINSGYTFSLFGPNQEARIYSWGVDNKRTKAAEAMELTSGVWYSMKLKVTPNAEKKVAIVQAKVWPRDSAEPAEWTLEFEDEAPQLQGSPGLFGDAKEAEFFVDNLTVTPN; this comes from the coding sequence ATGCCCACTTGCTCAGTACCTCGCTTAGCCACGACCCGTTGGCGAAGTGTCCGCTCGATTCTCGCAATTGCGCTGGCAATCACCGGGTTCGCCTTAACCGCTACCGCTGCCGACTGGCCAAACTGGCGAGGCCCGACCTATGACGGCGTCTCGACGGAGACCGGCCTGGTCGAAAAGTGGAACCCCGAGGGGGGAGAAGGGAGCAACCTCCTCTGGAAGCGCGACGACCTCGGCTCACGATCGACGCCGATCGTGATGAACGGCAAGCTCTACGTGCTCACCCGCGATCAGCCAGGGACGGAGAACGAAGGCGAGAAAGTCGTCTGCGTTGACGCCAGCAGCGGTAAGACGATCTGGGAGCACCGGTTCAACGTCTATCTATCCGACGTGCCCGACACGCGCGTCGCTTGGTCGAGCGTCGTGGGCGACCCCGAGACCGGCCGCGTCTACGCCCAAGGCGTGTGCGGCTACTTCTGTTGCCTCGATGGCGACTCGGGCAAGCTCGTCTGGGAGCACAGCCTCCACGAAGAACTGGGCCTGCTCTCGACCTACGGCGGGCGGACCAACTTCCCGATCATCCACGAGGACACCGTCATCCTCAACGCGGTGGTGATTGGTTGGGGCGACACGCCCAAGTGGGGCCTGATGGCCAAACCGGCCCACCGCTTTATGGGCTTCGACAAGGCGACCGGCGAGTTGCGTTGGCTGAGCGGCACGACGCTCATCCCCGACGACACGACCTATAGCTCCCCTGCTTTGGCGACGCTCGCTGGGCATCGGGCGATGGTCTTCGGCTCGGGCGACGGCATGGTCTGGGCCATGCAGGCCGGCACCGGCAAGCCCCTCTGGAAGTTCCCGCTCTCACGCCGCGGCATGAACCTGTCGCCGGTCGTCGGCCCCGACGGCCGCGTCTACACCGGCCACAGCGAAGAGAACATGGTCGGCAACACCATGGGCGCTGTGGTGGCGCTCGACGGCACGATGGTCGGCGCCGAAGAGCCCAACGACCTCAGCGGCAAAGAGCTTTGGATCAAGTACCAAGAGATGGTCGGCAAGAGCTCTCCGGTGCTCGTTGACGGCCGTCTCTATGCCGTTTCCGACACAGCCAAGATGCACGTCTACAACGCCGCCACCGGCGAGATCCTCAACCGCCGGCCCGCACGTCTCGGCCGTGTGATGCGCGGCAGCCTGCTCTACGCCGACGGCCGCATCTATGCGTGCAGCGAAGGCGGGGAGTGGTCCGTTTGGAAGCCCACCGAGGAAGGCGTCGAGAAAGTTGATAGCGTCTCGCTTCACGGCGAACAGGTCGACGCCTCGCCGATCGTCGCGGGTGGTCGCATCTACCTGACCACCGGCGCGGCCATGTACTGCATCGGCAACGAAGAGTCTGTCAAAGCCAACAGCGACCATAAGGCCGCGACGCCCGAGCCCCCGCCGCTGACCGATAAACGCGTCGCGCAAGTGCAAATCGTCCCGTGGGACGTGCTCCTCGCCCCAGGTGAAGAGCAGAAGTACAAGGTGCGGCTCTACAACGCTAAAGGCCAGTTCCTCCGCGAAGCGGCGCCCAACAAGGTGTCGTTCGGTGTCTCTGGACCCGGCAACATCTCGAAGGAAGGCGTCTACAAAGCGCCCGCCACCGAAAAATCCGATACGGCCCTGGTCCTCTGCGAGATCGAAGGCATCTCGGCCGAGGGCCGCGTGCGGGTGATCCCGCCGCTGCCGTGGAGCTACGACTTCGAGGACGGCGCCGAGGACGTGCCGCTCACCTGGGTGGGCGGCCGGGTGCGATATGTGCTCCGCAAGTCGGACGACGGCAACCATTACATCGCCAAGCCCACCGAGCTCCCCACCCGCCCCGGCGCGCCGACGACGAAGCTCGGTACGCGGAGCCAGATGTGGATGGGTTCGCCCAAACTGTCGAACTACACGGTCCAAGCCGACGTTCAACTACAAGAAGGGGTCAGCGGCGAGTCCACCGGCGGCGGCCGCGTCCCCGAAGGCCCCCCCGCCGCCGCCTCGGCGGTGAAGCTCCCGTCCGTGGGGCTGATCAACAGCGGCTATACGTTCTCGCTGTTCGGCCCCAACCAGGAAGCGAGGATCTACAGCTGGGGCGTGGACAACAAACGCACCAAAGCCGCCGAGGCGATGGAGCTGACGTCGGGTGTCTGGTACAGCATGAAGCTCAAAGTCACGCCCAACGCCGAGAAGAAGGTCGCCATCGTCCAGGCCAAGGTCTGGCCTCGCGACTCCGCCGAACCGGCCGAGTGGACCCTCGAGTTCGAGGACGAGGCCCCGCAGCTGCAGGGCAGCCCCGGCCTCTTCGGCGACGCCAAAGAAGCCGAGTTCTTCGTCGACAATTTAACGGTGACGCCGAACTAA
- a CDS encoding FliM/FliN family flagellar motor C-terminal domain-containing protein, with protein sequence MAFLTPELAAQVVTATTTNAEEASGALSRAFDGEFVVKAGEPAPFDPSTAGLSGGGLVFAFKFGDEQMLAVLPAGTGGAPHRMVPEWTKAPDPTGESKLSTLGQELSMLFLPDSLMADAFEGRWVDDLAAAVRHAEPAADATAAPIEIAQGESLAALTLVWPVANADAAFAAAAAEPALETAAPEGPAAADAPAAPAASASQPLGIAATPEEDKSQSKVLRWKKPAPRDLRDLPPNVLSALRVMVPVSVHLAGKKIKLAEVIDLGPGSIITFDKACDAPLEVSIGGRPVATGEAVKVGERFGVRVQKMILPEEHFRTMLPAKKA encoded by the coding sequence GTGGCCTTCCTGACGCCCGAACTCGCCGCCCAAGTCGTCACCGCAACGACGACCAACGCCGAAGAAGCCTCCGGCGCTCTGAGCCGCGCTTTCGACGGCGAGTTCGTCGTCAAGGCGGGGGAGCCGGCGCCGTTTGATCCGTCGACGGCGGGGCTCAGCGGCGGCGGCTTGGTCTTCGCTTTCAAGTTCGGTGACGAGCAGATGCTAGCGGTGCTGCCGGCTGGCACAGGGGGCGCCCCGCATCGGATGGTCCCCGAGTGGACCAAGGCGCCCGATCCCACGGGGGAGAGCAAGCTCAGCACGCTCGGCCAAGAGCTGAGCATGCTGTTCCTGCCCGACTCGCTGATGGCGGACGCGTTCGAGGGGCGCTGGGTCGATGACCTGGCGGCCGCCGTAAGGCACGCCGAGCCCGCCGCCGACGCGACGGCCGCACCAATCGAGATCGCCCAGGGCGAGTCGCTCGCCGCGCTGACGCTCGTGTGGCCGGTCGCCAACGCCGACGCTGCGTTTGCCGCGGCAGCGGCCGAGCCAGCGTTGGAGACGGCTGCTCCTGAGGGTCCGGCCGCTGCAGACGCCCCGGCGGCGCCGGCAGCCTCGGCAAGTCAGCCGCTTGGTATCGCCGCCACGCCCGAAGAGGACAAGTCGCAGTCGAAAGTGCTGCGTTGGAAGAAGCCAGCGCCGCGTGATTTACGGGACCTGCCGCCGAACGTGCTGTCGGCGTTGCGGGTTATGGTGCCGGTGTCGGTCCATCTGGCGGGAAAGAAGATCAAGCTAGCGGAAGTCATCGACCTGGGGCCGGGCTCGATCATTACCTTCGACAAGGCGTGCGACGCGCCGCTTGAGGTATCGATCGGCGGCCGTCCCGTCGCAACCGGCGAAGCGGTCAAGGTCGGCGAGCGCTTCGGCGTCCGTGTGCAGAAGATGATCCTCCCCGAGGAGCACTTCCGCACGATGCTACCAGCGAAGAAGGCGTGA
- a CDS encoding metallophosphoesterase family protein: MATQPVRLVHASDLRLDRPLYGLTDAPPELRALLRDAPLEAAERVFETTLAEEADALVLAGDVLDARRASPRVVSFLLNQFARLEKRGTRVFWSGGELDPPDAWPRTERLPDNVTVFPIGRVESHELKRGNSVIAVVQGVSKPADREVDASGFRRDAHGRFTVGVAYGTSDAPGKEGDRVDYMALGGRSRRATVDHEPGVAHYAGSPQGRCPADQGPSGCTVVQVDESGKAKTRFVAADVVRWNDETVEFTAGVTGDQLKARLRERLDKLRGRAQGVHQLVAWRLEGVGPIVAQLRADGLCGELLADLQKHAGREKPLCWTYAVTCRSRYEPPHEQLDQETILGDLLRQVDVMRSNEAFVLDLSEMLPKPLPDPSLASMGQTQTATQRVDLFNDAAKLGVALMTEEA, encoded by the coding sequence ATGGCTACGCAGCCGGTGCGGCTCGTTCATGCGAGCGACTTGCGCTTGGACCGTCCGCTCTACGGATTGACGGACGCCCCGCCAGAACTACGCGCGCTGCTGCGCGACGCCCCGCTCGAAGCGGCCGAGCGCGTCTTCGAGACGACGCTCGCCGAAGAAGCGGACGCGCTGGTGCTCGCCGGCGACGTGCTCGACGCCCGCCGCGCGTCGCCGCGTGTCGTGTCGTTCTTGCTCAATCAGTTCGCCCGGCTCGAGAAGCGCGGGACGCGCGTTTTCTGGTCCGGCGGCGAACTCGACCCGCCCGACGCCTGGCCCCGCACCGAGCGCCTGCCGGACAACGTCACGGTCTTCCCGATAGGGCGCGTCGAGTCGCACGAACTCAAGCGTGGCAATTCAGTCATCGCCGTCGTCCAAGGCGTCAGCAAGCCGGCCGACCGTGAGGTCGACGCCAGCGGCTTCCGCCGCGACGCGCACGGGCGCTTCACGGTGGGCGTCGCCTATGGCACGAGCGACGCGCCGGGCAAAGAGGGCGACCGAGTCGACTACATGGCGCTCGGCGGGCGTTCGCGTCGCGCGACGGTGGATCACGAGCCCGGCGTCGCGCACTACGCGGGCTCGCCGCAGGGACGCTGCCCCGCGGACCAAGGCCCCTCGGGCTGCACCGTGGTGCAAGTCGACGAGTCGGGCAAAGCCAAGACGCGCTTCGTCGCTGCCGACGTGGTGCGTTGGAACGACGAGACGGTCGAGTTCACCGCCGGCGTCACCGGCGATCAGTTGAAGGCTCGCCTAAGAGAACGCCTCGACAAGCTCCGCGGCCGCGCGCAGGGCGTCCACCAACTCGTCGCCTGGCGGCTCGAGGGCGTTGGCCCGATCGTCGCGCAGCTCCGCGCCGATGGCTTGTGCGGCGAGTTGCTCGCCGACTTGCAGAAGCACGCAGGGCGCGAGAAGCCGCTCTGCTGGACGTACGCGGTGACGTGCCGTTCTCGCTACGAGCCGCCGCACGAACAACTCGACCAAGAGACGATCCTCGGTGACCTGCTGCGTCAGGTGGACGTGATGCGCAGCAACGAGGCCTTCGTGCTCGACCTCAGCGAGATGCTCCCCAAGCCGCTCCCCGACCCGTCGCTGGCGTCGATGGGCCAAACACAAACCGCGACCCAACGGGTCGATCTGTTCAACGACGCCGCCAAGCTCGGCGTGGCGTTGATGACAGAAGAGGCCTGA